The Eleginops maclovinus isolate JMC-PN-2008 ecotype Puerto Natales chromosome 3, JC_Emac_rtc_rv5, whole genome shotgun sequence genome includes a region encoding these proteins:
- the mrpl51 gene encoding large ribosomal subunit protein mL51 yields the protein MSVLGGLLRAGASFCQTAGTLLHTARTFSTGTCSQIRMHAIPELKKVDRWTEKRSMYGVYDNIGILGDFKAHPKDFIIAPCWVKAFRGNELQRLTRKKRMVGDRMMTQDKLHLEKRVRLLYRRYNRTGKYR from the exons ATGTCTGTACTGGGAGGGTTACTGAGGGCTGGAGCGTCCTTCTGTCAGACAGCTGGGACTCTGCTGCACACAGCCAGGACCTTCTCTACTG GCACATGCTCTCAGATCCGGATGCATGCCATCCCAGAGCTGAAAAAGGTGGACCGGTGGACGGAGAAGAGGAGCATGTACGGGGTTTATGATAACATAGGCATCCTAG GAGACTTCAAAGCTCATCCCAAAGACTTCATCATAGCTCCCTGCTGGGTGAAGGCCTTCAGAGGCAACGAGCTGCAGCGGCTCaccaggaagaagaggatggtGGGAGACAGAATGATGACTCAGGACAAACTGCACCTGGAGAAGAGGGTCCGCTTACTCTACAGACGCTACAACCGCACCGGCAAATACCGTTAA